From a region of the Xyrauchen texanus isolate HMW12.3.18 chromosome 39, RBS_HiC_50CHRs, whole genome shotgun sequence genome:
- the LOC127632665 gene encoding bromodomain and PHD finger-containing protein 3-like translates to MDALLCPPSPCRLNFSTAGDTLTYAQAQKMVEIELEGRLHRINISDQLSIVTEDEMLAQDLTECNSNKENSEQILSQAKQGNKQAASKSRRKDGKHGTKNRRSGSQCNSQSQVYLAHHSHVQSPLPKPIFRMVETFSTAEAPPLPVAYYRYMEKSSEELDNEAEYDMDEEDMAWLEMVNQKRVSDGHASVPPDTFELLIDRLERESILESRSQALSQSTIDEDAYCCVCLDDECLNSNVILFCDICNLAVHQECYGVPYIPEGQWLCRCCLQSPSRPVDCVLCPNRGGAFKQTSDGNWAHVICAIWIPELCFANTVFLEPVEGVKNIPPARWKLTCYLCKQKRRGASIQCHKANCYRAFHVTCAQRAGLYMKIDPVRETGTNGTTFTVKKTAFCENHSPPGTSNEGDEDNGLVGGRGNRGQRSYTLGPTLQQNQHGQKKGSAAQQKKMQKNSAGTTRKTGVPLLLVPQIPSFRLNNICTGVSVERKNQFMQRLHNYWLLKRHSLNGVPLIRRLHSYLQVQKSEKKEPDAKLQAVREELKYWQKLRQDLEKARLLIELIRKRERLKREQMKLHQAALELQLTPVLVFLRSTLEQLQEKDTDHIFTTPVNLKEVPDYLEFVSEPMDFSSMQKKLEAHKYSSVADLESDLNLMISNCLRYNSNDTMFHKAAMQLREVGGAVLRHAQHQALSIGLDPSTGMHLPDNPSKCNSVVSWWDEVDLLLNPENRLHMSQADQLKTLLDKLDLVSTMRTSGRRTKRMRLLRTEINSLRHKISHQCRSSRLLNGKMKEDKIKEKESEDKMDYITSNPATKKSASQKTQELSCPDSSPLPGDAPPKSPMFCLETGRTTTSGRSTKPGSRKQRGKGKQRVQNEEQNQTLEEEDFHTKEDETVDPSLPEKVANTSSDSPRMGVGRRTSVLFKKAKNGARLTKEQPVILQNGVSKMEKLLSAPPVPKSPSPSLHQLRSRGLSVCSDSEAEKSHSLPEENGLTNGLKRHSGNSSDTESCTPSFPTHSSSPPKRSRGKPALSKVPVSVEANGVPNTSRRTSQNDLAMEPLTMVWAKCRGYPSYPAMIVNPKMPREGMLHNGIPIPVPPKEVLKLGRRRQEETEEKLFLVLFFDTKRTWQWLPLDKLHHMGIDDTVDRLRLMEGKKTNVRKSVHMAYDRAMTHLNHVQENSTFNPSNFI, encoded by the exons ATGGACGCTCTACTCTGTCCACCTTCTCCATGCAGACTGAACTTCTCTACGGCTGGAGACACACTTACGTACGCACAGGCTCAGAAAATGGTGGAGATCGAGCTGGAGGGAAGGCTCCACCGAATCAACATCTCCGACCAGCTCTCCATTGTAACTGAGGATGAGATGTTGGCTCAGGATCTGACTGAATGCAACAGCAACAAAGAGAACAGTGAGCAGATCCTGAGTCAAGCAAAGCAGGGAAACAAACAGGCTGCTTCTAAAAGCAGGAGGAAAGATGGTAAACATGGCACTAAAAATCGGAGATCTGGGTCTCAGTGTAACTCCCAGAGCCAGGTGTATTTGGCACACCACTCCCATGTACAAAGCCCTCTGCCTAAGCCTATATTTCGTATGGTAGAGACTTTTTCGACCGCAGAGGCTCCTCCACTTCCTGTGGCTTATTACCGCTACATGGAGAAGTCGAGTGAGGAATTGGACAATGAGGCAGAGTATGACATGGATGAGGAGGATATGGCTTGGTTAGAGATGGTCAATCAGAAGCGTGTGTCCGATGGCCACGCCTCCGTCCCCCCTGACACATTCGAGCTACTGATTGACAGACTGGAGCGAGAGTCCATTTTAGAGTCCCGCAGTCAGGCGCTGTCCCAGAGCACCATTGACGAGGATGCCTACTGTTGCGTTTGCCTCGACGACGAGTGTCTCAACAGCAACGTCATTCTTTTCTGCGATATCTGCAACCTCGCTGTGCACCAGGAATGTTACGGGGTGCCTTACATCCCAGAGGGCCAATGGCTGTGCAGGTGCTGCCTGCAGTCCCCATCGCGACCTGTGGATTGTGTCCTTTGCCCAAATCGGGGAGGTGCGTTCAAACAAACCAGTGATGGAAACTGGGCCCATGTCATCTGTGCCATATGGATCCCTGAATTGTGCTTCGCCAACACTGTGTTCCTGGAACCTGTGGAGGGAGTGAAAAATATACCTCCTGCTAGATGGAAACTCACCTGTTACCTGTGTAAACAGAAACGAAGGGGGGCATCTATTCAGTGCCACAAAGCAAACTGTTACAGGGCATTTCATGTTACCTGTGCCCAGAGAGCAGGCCTCTATATGAAAATCGACCCTGTGCGAGAGACTGGCACAAATGGCACCACTTTTACTGTGAAGAAGACTGCTTTTTGCGAGAACCACTCTCCCCCTGGCACAAGTAATGAGGGAGATGAGGATAATGGCTTGGTCGGAGGCAGGGGTAATAGAGGTCAAAGGTCATACACATTAGGCCCTACGCTGCAGCAGAACCAGCATGGGCAGAAAAAAGGATCGGCCGCACAGCAAAAGAAAATGCAGAAGAATTCAGCAGGGACCACACGGAAGACAGGAGTGCCCCTGCTTCTGGTGCCACAGATTCCTTCCTTtag ACTCAACaatatttgcactggggtgtctGTTGAGAGGAAGAATCAATTCATGCAGAGGCTTCACAATTACTGGCTGCTGAAACGTCACTCTCTTAACGGAGTGCCACTCATCCGTCGGCTCCATTCGTATCTTCAAGTTCAGAAGTCTGAGAAG AAAGAACCAGATGCAAAGTTGCAAGCTGTCAGGGAAGAGCTGAAGTACTGGCAGAAGCTTCGCCAAGACCTGGAAAAAGCTCGACTTCTAATCGAACTCATTCGAAAGAGGGAGAGACTTAAAAGAGAACAG ATGAAACTTCACCAGGCTGCTCTGGAGCTGCAGCTCACCCCTGTGCTGGTGTTTCTGCGCTCCACACTGGAACAGCTGCAGGAGAAAGACACCGATCATATTTTCACCACACCCGTCAATCTGAAGGAG GTTCCAGATTATCTGGAGTTTGTTTCTGAGCCGATGGACTTCTCTTCAATGCAAAAAAAGCTTGAGGCCCATAAATACTCCTCGGTGGCTGACCTTGAAAGTGATTTAAATCTCATGATATCCAACTGTCTGAGGTACAACTCCAATGACACCATGTTCCACAAGGCTGCCATGCAGCTGCGGGAGGTGGGAGGAGCTGTCCTGAGACATGCCCAGCATCAGGCTCTCAGCATAGGTCTTGATCCCAGCACTGGCATGCACCTGCCAGACAACCCTAGTAAATGCAACTCCGTGGTCTCCTGGTGGGATGAAG TTGATTTACTCTTGAACCCTGAAAATCGGTTGCACATGTCTCAAGCGGACCAGCTGAAAACCTTGCTGGATAAACTGGATCTGGTGTCAACCATGCGAACCAGCGGACGTCGCACAAAACGGATGCGCCTGCTGCGCACAGAAATTAACAGTCTCCGTCATAAAATCAGCCACCAGTGCCGCAGCTCACGACTGCTGAATGGAAAAATGAAAGAGGACAAGATTAAGGAAAAGGAAAGTGAGGACAAGATGGATTACATAACCTCCAATCCAG CCACTAAGAAATCAGCATCACAAAAAACTCAAGAACTCTCTTGTCCGGACTCTTCACCTTTACCTGGAGATGCTCCACCAAAATCTCCCATGTTCTGCCTTGAGACAGGACGGACCACCACATCAGGGCGGTCAACTAAACCTGGCAGCAGAaaacaaagaggaaaaggaaaacaGAGGGTTCAGAATGAAGAACAGAACCAGACTTTAGAAGAAGAGGACTTCCACACTAAGGAAGATGAGACGGTGGACCCCAGCCTTCCGGAGAAGGTTGCAAACACATCCTCTGATTCTCCAAGGATGGGCGTAGGTCGTCGAACATCAGTCCTCTTCAAGAAAGCTAAAAATGGAGCCAGACTGACAAAGGAACAGCCAGTCATATTGCAGAATGGAGTCAGCAAAATGGAAAAATTACTGTCAGCACCTCCAGTCCCAAAGTCGCCCTCTCCGTCCCTTCACCAGCTGAGATCCAGAGGACTGAGTGTGTGCTCGGATAGCGAAGCCGAAAAGTCCCACTCTCTTCCTGAAGAGAACG GTTTGACAAATGGACTCAAGAGACACAGCGGCAACTCATCAGATACAGAAAGCTGCACTCCCTCTTTCCCAACACACAG TTCCTCACCTCCAAAACGCAGTCGTGGTAAGCCAGCACTCAGCAAGGTTCCTGTTTCTGTGGAGGCGAATGGAGTTCCTAATACAAGTAG GCGCACTTCTCAAAATGATTTAGCGATGGAGCCTCTTACCATGGTTTGGGCGAAATGTCGTGGCTATCCGTCATACCCTGCAATG ATTGTCAACCCCAAAATGCCCCGGGAAGGAATGCTTCACAATGGCATTCCCATCCCAGTACCTCCTAAAGAAGTTTTGAAACTGGGCAGACGCAGACAGGAGGAAACCGAGGAGAAGCTCTTTCTTGTGTTGTTTTTCGACACAAAGAGAACCTG GCAGTGGCTGCCATTGGACAAGCTCCATCACATGGGCATTGACGACACCGTTGATCGTCTTCGTCTGATGGAGGGCAAAAAAACGAATGTGCGAAAGTCAGTGCATATGGCATACGACCGAGCAATGACGCATCTGAACCATGTGCAGGAAAACTCAACCTTTAACCCCTCAAATTTCATATAA